One Spinacia oleracea cultivar Varoflay chromosome 4, BTI_SOV_V1, whole genome shotgun sequence DNA segment encodes these proteins:
- the LOC110795598 gene encoding 4-hydroxybenzoate polyprenyltransferase, mitochondrial-like — protein sequence MITALRLGNLTKEWLIGFGFITISGLALSRYNAHLGWPYYACLTAASGQIAWQIYATGLSNRADCNRKFVSNKWFGALIFSGILFGRLSS from the exons ATGATTACAG CCTTGAGGCTTGGGAACTTAACGAAGGAATGGCTTATTGGGTTTGGATTTATAACCATCAGTGGTCTCGCTCTTAGCAGATACAACGCACATTTGG GATGGCCATATTATGCATGCTTGACTGCTGCATCTGGGCAGATAGCATGGCAGATTTATGCAACTGGCTTGTCAAATCGTGCTGATTGCAATAGAAA GTTTGTTTCAAATAAATGGTTTGGTGCTCTCATCTTTAGCGGTATCCTGTTTGGAAGACTGTCCTCATAG